The Syngnathus scovelli strain Florida chromosome 11, RoL_Ssco_1.2, whole genome shotgun sequence region cgaaatacaaaaagtcctgcctcgctacaaaaacagatatgctcaaacctcattgaataaagtacataaacagacaagtatattcacatattaaataaataaaagaaacattttaagcatataattatacctacacaccaaatcaataaagaagacataactaaacatttttgataagtggtgatgagaaaggtttttataactttatgatctgatatatatttctgagcactttgaaataacaaataacttttgatatattgccttaatgacccttaaggaactgtgtaatgcatgcctgatgttttttctctaaatcatggacacggccagagtcgtcttgaccgttcagtacttgattgtatcttatgttttgactaatgctagacgcaagtttttgattactactgaacgctctctgcacagagggaaatattttgcctaacaaagaaaagcatgattaaactaagaataagcaaagacatgaagtatcaaaagaacagcaatagattaatgatgtcacagccaaaagctaacataattttgtacaaaatgacaaaattgaaagaatgaggtacgacagtgtatgtccaagattggagaagaatgttcacaggaaggtcacgtggagataaaaccagcaggtgccagagggagccagccaaggactcggtcaaagatgatcgccaaggccgaaagacgggatggaagacaacagcccccacacacactgaatcgcccataaccagcacccactcccatggcgaacttgccctacCCCAAAGActgatcacccatcaatctcggcccacaatgcgcaacttaatataagctgatcaaaaaaccttgaacattgccttttctgaatggagactttccactcttgaagggcccagcgctgtattgtacgttcctgaaaacagagctgtctgaacaagaattgtgattgaactcaaccaacctgtgtaagtctaatttgcgcttcagtgtcttagcattttccgaaatctgaagaaatcaaacgagcacgcagtgagtaaattggataacaggtggttGGCAATGgcgtttgccgtgaggcgcagataacgggctccctaaattgtggacaaaatccagcaatagatagatagatatacatacatacacatatatacatacatacacacacacacatatatatatatatatacacacacacatatatatatatataaatatatatatatgtgtatgtatgtatgtgtatatatatatatatatatatgtatatcgtCGCGGCGGGCGGGGGAATGCTCGAGGCTAACGTCCGTCCGTCCCCCCATATatgccgtatttgccggtgtacaggtcgactcggtgtataagtcgaccccctaaaatttgacggaaatttacgattttatgatatatcctttgtataagtcgagctccattgttgcattatattaaacttcaaaattcaatatgcaaaatttattgacgaaatgtgttcaaattccgcgcatgcggctgtttataagcaccgcggaggagatcgcggccggcgagctcgcgcacgccgcccggcaccaacgggaggccggaaatagctccaagccgagcggatcggcactttataagcaccgcggaggagatcgcggcgcctcattggacttccagcggccagcgagctcgcgcacgccgcccggcaccaacgggaggccggaaatagctccaagccgagcggatcggcactttatgtgcaccgcgcaggagatcgcggcgcctcattggacttccagcgggccgcgcactcgcgcacgccgcccggttcaaattttctaagtgcaacgcacaatgagatgcatgagaaacggccttggttaccatcacatttgaagcgatgaatacgaagttaaattttatgactcggtgtataagtcgaggtcgattttggatcgaaaaaggtcgaccaatacaccggcaaatacggtatataaaaaaataattttctcaacggatttacAAGATTCACGAAAatactttcgacggaaaaaaaacagaaatccgcggaaaattctcagCCCTGCGCTGACAGTGCGGACTAATCACAAAGCAACAACAGGTTTGAGGGCGGAATATGTGGCTGCGACTATACTGTGAAGTTTGTAGAGTGATTCACGTATAAATCTAGCTCCTGCCAGGTGAGGCTTTTGCGCCTCCTGCTGGAACAGACGCACTCTAAAGCAGTGGTACCCAACCGTTTTTGCGCcatggaccggttacgtgtcagaaatattttcgcggaccggcctttatataaataaatgatacaTTGATAATATATAAATCCgaagaaataaaattatacgACTGGTATaagaacaaatataaaccacatgaaaataaaactcaccattacgttgaattagtaggagcactgagcttgtttctcagaaacgagccggtcccatctaggtgtaatcggagacaatgacacgcGAAGTGTGCTGTTGACGTCCAATCTGCTCCGCAGCTTTGTTTTAGTCGCTTTAACCGCAGAAAATCCAACTTCAAAAAGATAGATTGTTGGAAAAGGAAACAGGGTTTTCAGCGCTTTTGTGGCaactgtgccgaagcagttttgaaggcttcattgcctcgttagctagcctgtcgccaaatattatgcagagtggcgcgtcagagtcacctgtggcgataaatccatattttaagtaggactccagaaatgttcttttaattgCAGCTTGCCTTTTATTAAGAGTCgttgcctcttcttcttccgtctcctcattgggcttttttccctttccgaagaagctttccaaacgtctctgtttcttgctcattttgcttgcttcgcgggctcgactggggttaCATGTCACGTGAacaggacgagcgtcttgacctaaaTTAACCTGTCAAGAGACACAGAcgcaccgacggatgtaattgggagagaatcgccaaattttttgatatatttcaaaataaattcttactccttTTTGCTagttttgcgggctcgactggggaaacatgtcacgcgaccgggacgagcgtcttgagctGAATTAATTgtcaattgaagaaaaaaaaaaaaaaaaggtttcaccTTCATTTTATAACATTACGAACCACGATTGCGTAAAATCTACGTCATTTCTGGTTAGAGAATGGCTGGGATTTtcagaataaaaaaatcatcttgTGCTTCAACTCCAGTAACTTTAGCACTGGGAATGTTAATACCGGAAACACCGCGACGAAACAAGTCAAAACTTGTCGGCGCCAActgagagcgagcgagcagaAGTAAAGATGGCGGCGTTGCGAGTCGCGTCACTTTCGGGCAACGGGAGAGCCCTCCTGCGTACCTCGAAAAGCATCACCACGCCAAAGGTAGTCGAACCGGAGCGTGTAAACTAGCCCACGCTGTGCTTTCACTACAAAGTCTTGGTAACTGTCGTCGCACGGGGACGGAGACCCTGGCTACGAGTACAAGCTAATGCTAACGCGGACAGCAGTCAGGTGGTGGAGACAAGGTCACCCGCGTCATGTTGTATTATTTCAAATCAATAACTTGTAGTTACTTAAGAATGAAATGACATCGAGTTGTAAAGCCCTATCGGATACAGGCAGTAGTCATGTTGTCTAGCATAAACCCGATTAGGCTTTAGATTGTTACACCTTTGGCCACACTAGAAGTACATTCAAATGTTTAACCGCTGTTGAGATGCGGTAGGAATTCCGATATTCGTGCAACGGTCCTCTCGCCATACATTTGCCACCTGTTCGAGGTGCTGAGCCAATCGGTTGTGTGACGCGCAACCGGTTAGCATTTCAAGAATTAAATGTACTTCCGGCTCAAAGACTGAGCAGACTTCCGTTTTTTTCCGCCGCAGCGTTTATCCAGgcccttattattattattattattatttttgctgcATTCGTGCGAGGTGGGAAGTCGGACTTTAACGACTTCGGACTAGAAAAAGTGCACACCTCTTTAGACTGGGAGTTCGGAGTTGTCGAGAAAGAAGACATCGAGCTCAGCCACAAACTGTAATGTGACGTTACCCTTTcatgaaagaaaaaatgaaCAAGTTGTCAACACTGACTGTGCTTTTGTTATCGAGCAAATTGTTGTACAGCACATGTATGAGATTGCTTTGCCCGCAGGCCAACATGTCCTTGGCCAGCCTGCCTCGCGGCAAGAAGGTGGCACTGACCACACTGGGTGTGGTAGGTGCGGGCACCGCCGCTGTGGCCCTGGCCTTGCACCAGTCCGTCAAAGCCTCTGACCTAGAGCTCCACCCGCCCAACTACCCCTGGAGCCACGCCGGGCCGCTGTCGTCCCTGGACCATGGCAGGTTAGGGGCATTCCTCACACACGCTTGACACCATGCATGCATCCTCCTCTGAGTTTCCAAAGGCATGCCTGCAATTAGGGCCAAGAGTTTGTTGTAGTCATATGATCATAAGTCATCCTGATGTGTTCATTTGAAAAAATTATTCCAACCGCAATCGTGTAAACGATTCTCAGGCAGAAATAATACTCCAACCTAAATGTAACTAAATGTAATGTTCAACTGGTTATTTCACTATTCTTTTGTATTTGTAAACCAGTCTTTAGCTATTTTTGTGTGTTCAAAATGATTTTCGCAGTTAAAAATCAATTAGTACAGattttattttagatttttttacatACAGTAAACTAACTGATTTATGAAAAGTTGATGAGGTAAAATtgttttgcttgtttttgtttaaaacaTGTCAAATTACTTAAGAAAAAGTTAAATAGAAATTCTTACAATTTAGTATCATCAATTGTTTAATGGATGTATTTTTCTATTCTGTACAGAAAATGATGAGTATTCTCTATTAAATATAACACCTTTAATGTTtgaggagaatttttttttttttactttacaaGTCATTCAAAAgtttataaatttaaaaaatgttgaaaaCATTGTTTTGGTTGCCGTAAATAATTGAACAGGTTATCGAATAAAAGTAATACAATATTCAATGTTCATATTGAATGATTTAGTTTGTCAAACTGTGATAATGATTATTCACATAAAACAATTCTGCTATTTTTAAAAAGGACCAGTGCACTTTAATCCACTAGCTTTAGTGTgaaatgtctaaatgaatgcaaGAAATGTTCTTGGACCCTTAGCCAAGTGCATATGGATCACTTTGTCCAAaatttgtatgtatgtgtgtgcgcgtgcagtaTTCGCCGGGGCTACCAGGTCTACAAGCAGGTGTGCTCAGCCTGCCACAGCATGGAGTACCTTGCCTTCCGTAACCTCGTGGGAGTTTCGCACACCGAGGATGAAGTCAAGGCCATCGCTGAGGAGGTGAGTGCCATAATAATCATGCTGCCAAAATTCAAGATGCCACCATCACAGGAATGAACTGTTTTCTCACATTCGGACTCCGTTTTTGCAAGCAAACCTTTTTACCCCCCACAATTGAATGTCGTGCCGTCCATGTTTCTGCACGGTAATTTTTTGCAGATGCACGTCACCACTTACTTCTGCGGCTAGCTTAGCTTAGCATTGAGCGCTACCTGTGAGCATCGACACGGAACAATAACTGAGCATGCAAATGCCACGAGATGGCAAAAAGCCTCAGCGCTGTGCATCTTGCATGAACACGCGCCTAAATCCACGTCGCATCAACTGTGTTGAGCAGCTACGTTGTCCCACGCAAAGCAAGGACCCTCCTATTGCTAGTGGTGGACAGCATAGTGGCTTCCAAAAGTGCCATGACATCACTCAAGGGCAAACTAATATGCAGGCTTACGTCGAAAGCTCGCTTAAGCTGTGAAATGCCCTGACAATGACTTTAATGTAGCAACAAATTTGGAACCTGGTTGATGGCAATGGTGCCCAAGTAATGTCTATCACGATGGCCTCTGCacaaaaaaagcacaacaaatCAGTCGGTTTGAGGAGCGCGGATATCTCCGATGGATGTCGATGGAAAGAGCGCACTATTGTTTTATCTGGCAACTGTTTCACAGTCGCCCCCTGCCCCCCTCAGGTGGAGGTGGTAGACGGTCCCGATGAGACTGGCGAGATGTTCACCCGGCCCGGCAAGTTGTCTGACTACTTCCCCAAACCCTACGCCAACTCAGAGGCGGCCCGCGTGGCCAACAATGGCGCCCTGCCGCCAGACCTCAGCTACATCGTCAATGCCAGGTACCAAAaatgcctcggatgcgcctggctGCTCACTCGTCATGCATTCTGGCACTAATATTGGGGTCCGTCTCGGGGGGTGGCTATGCGCAAGATGAACCATTTTGGGTGGCCGGCTCATATATGTACACGGCACGACGCCAGTCGTTCGCACGAGCTTAATAAAGCTTGCGGGGGGCTGTCTGTTAAAATTCCGCCCTTTCCTTTACAAATCCTCCCAGGCACGGTGGTGAGGACTACGTGTTCAGCTTGCTGACGGGCTACTGCGAGCCCCCCGCCGGCGTGGCGGTCAGGGAGGGTCTCTACTACAACCCCTACTTCCCCGGACAGGCAATTGGCATGGCGCCGCCCATTTACAACGAGATTCTGGAATACGATGACGGTAAGATACGCCATGTTACAGATGTACGCAAGAAACAACAAATAGGCCACATTAGAGGTACAACGTATTAACGAAAAATGATGAGTATAGAAAACataaacgtgacataaacacgtaGCGTTTGAGGTGTGCGTGGCATGCAAGTAGCAGATGTCATCTGCCCTCTGCTCCTTTGTACTCCCAATTTGTCTGTGAAGTTGGAATAGCAGCTGGTAGACAAGCTCAAGTGTCACGTGCACGGTTTATTGATGCAATGCTAATTGCCAGATTAGCTGGATACGAGAGAACAGTGATGCAAGTAACATGAGTGATACATTTCCCACGTGTGCACATGAAACTTGTCAGTATTTGCACATGGAGACAGACGTGGCATCTCAGCGGTGGCGTTAGAGCTGCGCAAAGCGTTATTCCTTAAAACTGCCTTCATAATAGTAATGGCACAATTAAACCAATAGAAGGTCAGTGATAACCAATCACCCCCCAAAATACTTTTGAACATTTGGTAGTACAAGTATTCTGCAAAGAATGCCATAAAGGATGCTGAATTGAAGAGAATGCGAAACAAGCGCTTCAAGGACAAATTCCTGTTTAGTAGGCTTTACCATTCGTCCGTTAAAAACTGAGGACCTAAAAGGGCACGAGTCCCTTCGGGGATAAAAATAATCATGATTGTATCTAGCGATGAGGTGGACCCCTCGTTTTTCAGCGACTGTGGGGGCATATCTTTTCAACGTGAGGCAAACATAGACATGGAAAAGCACAAAGATGCTGTTTTCACAGGGACCCCTGCCACCATGAGCCAGGTGGCTAAGGACGTGTGCACCTTCCTGAGGTGGGCGGCGGAGCCCGAGCACGACCAGCGCAAGCGCATGGGACTCAAGGTCgcatacacgcacgcatgcacttgAACACAATACATGTGACAAATCAGCAACGGTTCTTGTTTTTGGTGCAGCTGTTGATGGGCTCAGCCATCCTGGTGCCACTCCTCTACTACATGAAGCGACACAGGTGGGCCGTACTCAAGAGCAGGAAAATTGCCTACAGGCCGCCTAAATAAGGCATGGGGCGTGGCCACGCACGCAAGCGCACCACACACATAAGCATCTTTCCATCATGTTTATTAcacaaagcaagaaaaaaggtaAACTCGCTGCTGCGTGTCaacattcaatgttttttttgtttggtaaaCACTTGACAACCATGTGAGAATCCTGCCTTTGTTCTACTGTACAAAATAAATTATATCCAGAAGCAATCTCTGTTCAATCCATCAGTAATTATCAGACATGGAAATCAAACCAAACCCTTTAAGCAAAACACTTCCGTTAGAAAAGTtatgtaaaaagaaaacaaaagttaGATTAGCAACTTGCGACCAAAAGGCTGAATGCATTTTTTGCATACGCAAGTCCGTCTCGTCAACTTTGAGAAAAATTTGCTGTCACAAGAAAAATCTTCTACTTTGGCTCCGGGAATATTGAATGCTGTTGTTGCATTCAGCTCAATCCAAACAAATTCGCTATATGA contains the following coding sequences:
- the cyc1 gene encoding cytochrome c1, heme protein, mitochondrial; this translates as MAALRVASLSGNGRALLRTSKSITTPKANMSLASLPRGKKVALTTLGVVGAGTAAVALALHQSVKASDLELHPPNYPWSHAGPLSSLDHGSIRRGYQVYKQVCSACHSMEYLAFRNLVGVSHTEDEVKAIAEEVEVVDGPDETGEMFTRPGKLSDYFPKPYANSEAARVANNGALPPDLSYIVNARHGGEDYVFSLLTGYCEPPAGVAVREGLYYNPYFPGQAIGMAPPIYNEILEYDDGTPATMSQVAKDVCTFLRWAAEPEHDQRKRMGLKLLMGSAILVPLLYYMKRHRWAVLKSRKIAYRPPK